A stretch of Leishmania infantum JPCM5 genome chromosome 19 DNA encodes these proteins:
- a CDS encoding putative glycerol uptake protein, which translates to MEPEKAFNEEPEATVQDPSLVSPSSLLQGSALPLLSPSTSVSQPPRTAPSWSCRLHFVSPTTALDIGAADYSTVYPRLCSIEYLVTAATCLGTMLYGFAVLQSFCYKNFFSYQWDTVDPNPFFERMGSKGYDDSIDDQWVGFITHYNELVCLALLLAGFSGLYRALLSYSTSSASPVPSDNTACSSPSASSECSGSLDGHVKVWMPPRWLDKLRSRARTLGSPSGARRRCTAFLQRSWILPAFYTVVGVVFVIFVHGPHFFLPLLIIIANYVIFSRLQRWCPYWLFMVIMWAAHVTLLYLIEINDGFEQTPWLQYYTSCILSHLQAIQEDAEAIPWEQRMRWCVAFRMSTLRLIAFNYDLWEATHAAARARDRARAKHDTGCVECAQLREQNAASAAALPAEALRCYKYRTEYARDPADYNFLNYAAYVLFPPLYLAGPMSSFNAFVSHMRVPSTSMPLRKMVRYAFGILRIYITEYTLLHFVHIPCLGSYAFVILRMTLLEQAHFLFYMLAYLWLKFSFIWKSSRLFAMFSGIEVPEDMRRCFGNTLTVRGFWRDWHASFNLWIVRYMYIPMGGRSRVALSVLPIFLFIAVWHDPALHLVKWAVCIAAMFVAEVAVSGCFGWAAAAFRREMAAAAPTGAVSDAALENGRPTNCAPRRSLLARLARLSARRLSPLAQSWVYRQFRVIAGMTTVLGLIIANLVGFSMQNAVATVEKHGLPSSGTDADNVIKKAFHGLTPLFTLGLIAFMYSMSALAAMDRDMARQQASYLKLLYRLKQ; encoded by the coding sequence atggAGCCAGAGAAAGCGTTCAACGAAGAGCCGGAGGCGACTGTGCAGGACCCCTCGCTGGTGTCGCCCTCGTCCCTCCTCCAAGGCtccgcgctgccgttgctaTCGCCATCCACTTCTGTCTCGCAACCACCCCGCACTGCGCCTtcgtggagctgccgcctccacttCGTGAGCCCCACCACGGCGCTGGACATTGGGGCCGCCGATTACAGCACCGTTTACCCTCGGCTGTGTTCCATCGAGTATCTCGTGACCGCCGCAACGTGTCTGGGAACGATGCTTTATGGGTTTGCCGTGCTCCAGTCGTTCTGCTACAAGAATTTCTTTTCGTACCAGTGGGACACCGTCGATCCGAACCCCTTCTTTGAACGCATGGGCTCCAAGGGCTACGACGATAGCATAGACGATCAATGGGTCGGGTTCATCACTCATTACAACGAATTGGTCTGCCtggccctgctgctggcgggctTTTCCGGGCTGTATCGAGCGCTGCTCTCTTACTCAACGTCATCTGCATCCCCCGTCCCCTCTGACAACACGGCCTGCTCATCACCCTCGGCGAGCAGCGAGTGCTCAGGGTCGCTGGACGGCCATGTAAAGGTGTGGATGCCACCGAGGTGGTTGGATAAGCTacgctcacgcgcgcgcactctcGGCTCACCCTCAGGTgcacggaggaggtgcaccgcCTTTCTGCAGCGCTCTTGGATCCTGCCCGCCTTCTACACGGTTGTgggcgtcgtcttcgtcatctTTGTGCACGGCCCGCACTTTTTCCTCCCGCtgctcatcatcatcgccaaCTACGTCATCTtctcgcggctgcagcgctggtgccCCTACTGGCTGTTCATGGTCATCATGTGGGCCGCGCACGTCACTCTCCTGTACCTCATCGAGATCAACGATGGGTTCGAGCAGACGCCCTGGTTACAGTACTACACTTCGTGTATTCTGTCACACCTGCAAGCCATTCAGGAAGATGCGGAAGCAATTCCTTGGGAGCAGCGTATGCGCTGGTGCGTAGCCTTCCGCAtgtcgacgctgcgcctcatcgccttcAACTACGACCTGTGGGAggccacgcacgccgccgcacgcgcgcgcgaccgTGCCAGGGCGAAGCACGACACCGGCTGCGTCgagtgcgcgcagctgcgcgagcagaacgcagcgtcggcggccgcgctgcccgccgAGGCGTTGCGCTGCTACAAGTACCGCACCGAGTACGCGCGCGACCCCGCCGACTACAACTTCCTGAACTACGCCGCCTACGTGCTGTTCCCGCCACTGTACCTTGCCGGGCCAATGTCGTCCTTCAACGCGTTCGTGTCGCACATGCGCGTGCCGAGcacgtcgatgccgctgcgcaagatGGTGAGGTACGCGTTTGGCATCCTCCGCATCTACATCACGGAGTACACGCTGTTGCACTTTGTGCACATCCCGTGCCTCGGCTCGTACGCCTTCGTGATCCTTCGGATGACGTTgctggagcaggcgcacTTCCTGTTCTACATGCTGGCCTACCTGTGGCTGAAGTTCAGCTTTATATGGAAGTCGTCGCGTCTCTTCGCCATGTTCAGCGGCATCGAAGTTCCGGAGgacatgcggcgctgcttcggcaACACGCTGACGGTGCGGGGCTTCTGGCGCGACTGGCACGCCTCCTTCAACCTGTGGATCGTGCGGTACATGTACATCCCGATGggtggccgcagccgcgtcgcgctgtcggtgctgcccaTCTTCCTGTTCATTGCGGTGTGGCACGACCCGGCGCTGCACCTTGTCAAGTGGGCGGTGTGCATTGCCGCGATGTtcgtggcggaggtggcggtgagcGGGTGCTTTGGGtgggccgctgcggcgttcCGGCGCGagatggccgccgcggcaccgacggGCGCAGTAAGTGATGCTGCGCTGGAGAACGGTCGCCCCACGAactgcgcgccgcgccgcagtcTGCTGGCACGGCTGGCGAGGCTCTCTGCGCGTCGCTTGAGCCCGCTCGCGCAATCGTGGGTATACCGCCAATTTCGAGTGATAGCGGGCATGACCACAGTGCTCGGGCTGATCATTGCGAACTTGGTGGGTTTCTCGATGCAAAATGCGGTGGCGACTGTGGAGAAGCACGGCCTACCGTCGTCGGGGACCGATGCAGACAATGTGATCAAGAAGGCGTTTCACGGTCTCACGCCTCTCTTTACCCTAGGCCTGATTGCCTTCATGTACTCTATGTCCGCCTTGGCGGCGATGGATCGCGACAtggcccgccagcaggcatCGTACTTGAAGCTGCTCTATAGATTGAAGCAGTAG
- a CDS encoding phosphatidic acid phosphatase protein-like protein: protein MVVLSKKEFYYAWNQYHLLDWIVLTVLLLISMIVTISMKPHCRTFSWNDATIAYPSHADTFPDYSLALMLVFSVVFYVIFIWYLVRPLQEFVGEPLDWYSIGGADAGTSGEGNAYAEMDTVVNTRQPRIRDMQTGRGLVYPWLRAQLWSVGMESCATAVLKVYAGRLRPDYLSRLKAAGYTSSMSHLPDPQTNPDYYCALMDAHPALKEGRLSFPSGHSSTSFAVCTVVCLFFVAHLRPFARHASFTRLIICLLPISVSLMCAVSRTRDNKHHFSDIIAGSLIGVVSAFLSFYGSFRQVGGAAGIYFSRTATDIEYEQLREWKSAGGNEGSGAAVEIPTAGGSSANYQSTNKREEAARCRSASPINRMNDAVVTFNDSVRRPTGLTERRLNEDPAAVPWI, encoded by the coding sequence ATGGTAGTGCTCAGCAAGAAGGAGTTCTACTACGCGTGGAACCAGTACCACCTGCTTGACTGGATCGTCCTGACCGTCCTGCTCCTGATCTCCATGATCGTCACGATTTCGATGAAGCCGCACTGTCGAACCTTCTCCTGGAATGACGCCACTATCGCGTACCCGAGCCATGCAGACACGTTCCCCGATTACTCGCTGGCACTCATGCTGGTGTTTTCCGTCGTGTTTTACGTGATATTCATCTGGTACCTCGTGCGGCCACTGCAGGAGTTCGTCGGTGAGCCGCTGGACTGGTATAGCAtcggcggtgctgacgcCGGCACAAGCGGCGAGGGCAACGCGTACGCAGAAATGGACACTGTAGTGAACacgaggcagccgcgcatCCGCGACATGCAGACTGGCCGTGGTCTGGTGTATCCGTGGCTGCGTGCACAGCTCTGGTCTGTTGGAATGGAGTCCTGCGCGACAGCGGTACTCAAGGTGTACGCCGGCCGGCTTCGACCAGACTACCTGAGCCGGCTCAAGGCAGCTGGGTACACGAGCTCGATGTCGCATCTGCCCGACCCACAGACAAACCCTGACTACTACTGCGCCCTTATGGATGCCCACCCCGCGCTGAAGGAGGGCCGGCTATCTTTTCCATCcgggcacagcagcacgtcCTTTGCGGTGTGCACAGTCGTCTGTCTCTTCTTCGTCGCCCATCTGCGTCCATTTGCGCGGCACGCCAGCTTTACCCGGCTCATTATTTGCCTGTTGCCGATCTCCGTATCGCTCATGTGTGCCGTGAGCCGCACGCGCGACAACAAGCACCATTTTTCTGACATCATCGCCGGCTCGCTGATCGGGGTCGTCTCTGCCTTTCTGTCGTTCTACGGTAGCTTCCGGCAGGTaggcggagcggctggcATCTACTTTAGCCGCACGGCGACGGACATCGAGTATGAACAGTTGCGCGAGTGGAAATCAGCTGGCGGCAACgaaggcagcggtgctgccgtggaGATCCCTActgctggcggcagcagtgccaaCTACCAATCGACTAACAAGAGGGAAGAAGCCGCGCGTTGTAGGTCTGCGTCGCCGATAAACAGGATGAACGACGCTGTGGTGACCTTCAACGACTCGGTGCGGCGGCCGACAGGGCTGACGGAGCGGCGGTTGAACGAGGACCCAGCGGCCGTTCCGTGGATCTAA